The following is a genomic window from Parabacteroides johnsonii DSM 18315.
CAAATAGTTAACTAAAAAATAGGAACCATGACAACACGTAGAGATTTCCTTAAACACAGCGCCTTAGGTGCAGCCGGTCTGACTATTGGCGGACTGGGGTTCAGTACAGAGAGTTACGCTAACATAATGGGCGCAAACGAGAAGATTCGTGTGAGTATTGTCGGTTTTTCAGACCGTGCCCGCCATTCTTTGATTCCTGCTTTTATGGCTTGTGCCGATGAGTTAGGCTTTGAAATCGTCGCTATTTCCGACATCTGGAAACGGCGTAGAGAAGAAGGTGTTGCTTTCTTCCAGGAGAAATATGGAAAGAAAGTAAAAGCATTCCGTAACAACGAAGAACTGTATGACGCAAAAATGTGTGATGCTGTGATCGTTGCCACATCCGATTTTCAGCACGCTTTGCACTGTATCGAAGCAGTTAAAGCTGGATGCGATGCCTATGTAGAGAAACCTTTTGCAGAAACGATGGAAGATGCCCGTGCCGCCCGCAAAGCTGTGTTGGAAAGTGGAAAGATCGTGCAGATTGGTTCCCAACGCCGCTCGGCTCCAAACTATCATGCTGCCAACGACTTTATCCGCTCCGGTAAGTTCGGCAAGATCACGATGGTGGAAATGTGCTGGAACGTTAACCAGCCCGGACGCTGGCGTCGTCCGGCTTTGGTCGCACAATGTTTTGAGAAGGATACTGATTGGAAGCGCTTCCTGCTAAATCGCCCGTACGAAGAATGGGACCCGCGTAAGTATTTGGAATATCGCCTGTTCTGGCCGTATTCTTCCGGCATTCCCGGCCAGTGGATGTCACATCAGATCGATACGGTACACTGGTTTACTGGTTGCAACCATCCGAATAGTGTCGCAGCCAATGGCGGAATCTATCAATGGAATGACGGACGCCGCAGTTATGATACGATGACGGCGGTGTTTGATTATGGAAAAGCAGGCGAGAATTTCCAGGTCGTATATTCTTCCCGTATGCATAACTCGGCAGGCGGAACAAAAGAATTGTACTTTTCCAATGGCGGTACGTTGAACCTGGATACAAATAAAGTGACATCGGAAGGTGGCCTGACTAAACGTTTCGCGGATGAAATGGGAATGCAACCGAACCTGTTGGAAGAATTCGAATTGCCTTCCATCAAGGTGGAAACGGGTTCCAATACAGGAGCTGACCCTATGACAAACCTGCATATGCGTAATTGGATGGAATGCGTGAAAAGCCGCAAGCAACCGAATGCTCCGGTAGATGCCGGCTATAATCATTCCATTGCCAACATCATGTGTACGGCTTCTCTTCGGACAGGAGAAAAAGCGACATTCGATGAAGCAAGACAGGAAGTGCTTGCCGGTGGCAAAGTCTTTAAATATTGATTATTCGTTCCGTAAGAAGCTGCACAGTACGATTCTTTGACGTACGTCGGCAATAACATTCTTTGTGGAGGTAAGTAGACTGAATGTGTACTTATCTCCATAATTTTTTTGTACTGTTTCCAAGTCTTTCACGGTACAGAAAAAGAAGCCGCTTACTGGCTGTTCCTGCCCGAAATTATGGAACTTGTTGCCCAGATAGAAATTCAGCCCATAAAGATTTGCGTATGTCTTCAGATCATTCATTACATACATATTCATGTCGTCCAACGGATATTCTTTCTGAACCTGCTCGGCAAACGGACGGGCGGAACTTCCTTGGCGTATACCGCGCATGACAACCCCGTCGATCAGTAAGTTAATGGCAAAAGCCAATGCGATTGTCGCATACAGGATCTTGATGTTGATCTTCTTGAACATCTGATAATAGACAGTCGCCAGAATTGCCAAAAGGACTATCAGTATACAAATTGTCAGTCCGCAGGGATATGCGAACATATTCGATACCAACTCGACCATTTCCAGTGTCGATTGGCGGCTTGTGTACTGACTCGCAATCTTGACAGGATCGATTGCTCCGGCCATCGTCAGGCCGACGGCAATCACGACGACGGCAGTAATGGAGGCCATGAAAGCGGCAAATACTCGGGTTACCTTCGTTCGGTATTCCGTAATATATAATGTATATTGAGCCAAGAAAATGGCAATAAACGGATATGCCGGCATCAGGTATACGCTTCGTTTGCTGGAAGGTATCGAATAGAAGAAAATGATACAAACCAGTGCAACTAAGCTGAACAGTTTCTCTTTTTCCATCGATCGAATATTATTCCAAGTGTCAGCCAGTATCTCTTTCACCGACTTTTCCGATTTGTGCAATTTTAATCCGAATAAAGAGAAAAAGAAGAAGATCGTCCAGGGAACAAATCCCGCAGCCAGTGTCATGAAATTGTACCAGACTCCGTTTTCATGCCCTAAATTGTAATGGATATCAGGCGTGCTGAGGTGGAAGAAACGACCGAAATTCTCTGCTAACACCACATTCAGGAACGCATCACCTCCTTGTTTCCAGGCAGCGACATACCACAATAGAGGTAGGAATATCGAAGAAATACCAGCATAAAGAAGTGTTTTGAATATCACTAAATAGGAGTATTTACGAAGCATCAGCAAATAGACCCCGAAAACAAATAACGGCAGGATAATACCCACCGGTCCTTTTGTCAGTACGGCACATCCCAATAAGGCCGGAATGGCGATCGGCACTCCTTTTAGCTCCAGTTTGTCTTCCCACCTGTATAGCTGATAAAGCCCGATCACTATAAAGGTTGTCAGTAGCATATCCACACGCGTGGTCATAGCCGCCCGATGTATCTCGATACAGGTGATGAGCAATAGCGTGGCGATGAATGCCTGCTGGAACCGCAACCGCTTGCCAAAGAAAACCAGCGTGAAACCGATCAGTATGATAAAAGCCAGCGCAGACGGCAGGCGGGAGGTGAACTCTGAAACATATCCCTGAGGTAGGGAAGCGACTGCCATCAGCCAATGCGCCAACGGCGGCTTATAAGCAAATTCGTTTGCATAGACCTGTGGCAAAATCCAGTTGCCGGTTTCGAGCATGGAAACGGCAACCGCCGCTTCGCGAGGTTCTCCCTTGGTCGAAAAATCTCCCAGCCCGATCCAGGGAAGGACGGCGATTATACAAATGACGATAATCATCGTTACCGGCTTTTGCAGATAAAGATATTGAAGAGTAGGTGTGCGCATAGTTTAAATCGGTAAGGAGCTTCCGCCCCGTTGAATAAATTTTTCTGAACTACAAAAGAACGACTTTTTACGGACTTTTTGTTCTTTTCGGGAAACTTTTTTATGTTCCTAAACATTCTTTGATGGAAGTCCGGATGACATTCGCATCTTCTTTATTCTCTTTCAGAATGGAGAGGACGAGGTTTAAATAACTCTCTTTATTACTGATCCCACAGTATTTGCAAAGCTGGGATTGAGGCAGCATCCCTTTCTGATTGTAGACGCGAAGGATATTTTTGTAATCTCCGGTTTCGGCAAACTGGATGAATTTCTCCTTGATCCCCGTATAGATTTCATCTACATGTACGGTGTCGCGGATGCTTTCTACATGCTCGGTCAGTTCGTCCACCGTGCTCATCTTCCGGTTCAGGGCTGTTTCCAACTTTTTCTGTACGCGATGGCGGGCATGAAGCAAAACCTGGCTTTCGAGATCTTTTAGGAAAAGCTTGATGACGTTTTCTTTGACCTGGTTGAAGACCTGTTCCGGATCTTTCATCAGGCGGGCGGCAACAGTCTTGATGACCGGCTCCAGCATCAGCAGGTTTTCTACTTCGGCCACGTTGGGCACGTAGATATGTTGTTCGCGCAGGTAAGCGATTTCTCCTTCCGTACGACGGTCACGATCGACGATCCCTTTCGAGTCCAGCGTATGGAAATCTTTCAACTGGGCGAATGCCTTTGTTGTTTCGATTACTTTCTGGCAACCTCCCATCGGTTTCACTTTGTAGTCGGGAAAGATAAGCGGATAGAGGCGGCTGTCTATGCTGTTGGAGTCGGTCCCTTCGATAAACAGGATCGGTTTGCGGCTGCCTAATATTTCCATATAGACCTCTTCCGGGAAACTGTCGTTACTTTCGATCAGTTCGTAGTCCCATATCCGGGCATCCCCATTGTAAGAACGTATCCAGAGGCGTTTGCTGTTATCGCGGGAGGCGGCGAAGTCGATGTCGTGCGTCAGATACACATAGGTACAATCCGGCCGCATGGCTTCTATCTCGTCCCACAAAGGATTTTTGATGGAGTCGTGGAGCAGGACTTCCGGCTCTTCAATGATTAATAATGCATTTTCAGGAGCACAGAGTACGGCTCCTATCAGATAGAATACCAGCTTTTCGCCGTCGCTCATCCTGCCGGCCGTATAGGAATCTCCGTCGATACTGGTGGAGGCCAGCTCTATAAAACCCGATTTGCGTACCAGCCGGTTATGCGGGAACATCTTCTCCCAAATCGTCTGGATACGGTCTATCTTGGTGACCGGCGGCAATAGATCGGGGGCCAGTTTGCTTTCTTCTTTATACTGGACGGCAGCTT
Proteins encoded in this region:
- a CDS encoding Gfo/Idh/MocA family oxidoreductase; the protein is MTTRRDFLKHSALGAAGLTIGGLGFSTESYANIMGANEKIRVSIVGFSDRARHSLIPAFMACADELGFEIVAISDIWKRRREEGVAFFQEKYGKKVKAFRNNEELYDAKMCDAVIVATSDFQHALHCIEAVKAGCDAYVEKPFAETMEDARAARKAVLESGKIVQIGSQRRSAPNYHAANDFIRSGKFGKITMVEMCWNVNQPGRWRRPALVAQCFEKDTDWKRFLLNRPYEEWDPRKYLEYRLFWPYSSGIPGQWMSHQIDTVHWFTGCNHPNSVAANGGIYQWNDGRRSYDTMTAVFDYGKAGENFQVVYSSRMHNSAGGTKELYFSNGGTLNLDTNKVTSEGGLTKRFADEMGMQPNLLEEFELPSIKVETGSNTGADPMTNLHMRNWMECVKSRKQPNAPVDAGYNHSIANIMCTASLRTGEKATFDEARQEVLAGGKVFKY
- a CDS encoding ArnT family glycosyltransferase, which codes for MRTPTLQYLYLQKPVTMIIVICIIAVLPWIGLGDFSTKGEPREAAVAVSMLETGNWILPQVYANEFAYKPPLAHWLMAVASLPQGYVSEFTSRLPSALAFIILIGFTLVFFGKRLRFQQAFIATLLLITCIEIHRAAMTTRVDMLLTTFIVIGLYQLYRWEDKLELKGVPIAIPALLGCAVLTKGPVGIILPLFVFGVYLLMLRKYSYLVIFKTLLYAGISSIFLPLLWYVAAWKQGGDAFLNVVLAENFGRFFHLSTPDIHYNLGHENGVWYNFMTLAAGFVPWTIFFFFSLFGLKLHKSEKSVKEILADTWNNIRSMEKEKLFSLVALVCIIFFYSIPSSKRSVYLMPAYPFIAIFLAQYTLYITEYRTKVTRVFAAFMASITAVVVIAVGLTMAGAIDPVKIASQYTSRQSTLEMVELVSNMFAYPCGLTICILIVLLAILATVYYQMFKKINIKILYATIALAFAINLLIDGVVMRGIRQGSSARPFAEQVQKEYPLDDMNMYVMNDLKTYANLYGLNFYLGNKFHNFGQEQPVSGFFFCTVKDLETVQKNYGDKYTFSLLTSTKNVIADVRQRIVLCSFLRNE
- a CDS encoding DUF4435 domain-containing protein; translation: MDLILPTNQNTSVPVTLDTKVLVVIGANGAGKSSFGRNLHQRYTGQSVWISGMHSLFLSSEESKAPADGNELARLQSMIAERLFMPRMSEYEKLILHLQTEEFEAAVQYKEESKLAPDLLPPVTKIDRIQTIWEKMFPHNRLVRKSGFIELASTSIDGDSYTAGRMSDGEKLVFYLIGAVLCAPENALLIIEEPEVLLHDSIKNPLWDEIEAMRPDCTYVYLTHDIDFAASRDNSKRLWIRSYNGDARIWDYELIESNDSFPEEVYMEILGSRKPILFIEGTDSNSIDSRLYPLIFPDYKVKPMGGCQKVIETTKAFAQLKDFHTLDSKGIVDRDRRTEGEIAYLREQHIYVPNVAEVENLLMLEPVIKTVAARLMKDPEQVFNQVKENVIKLFLKDLESQVLLHARHRVQKKLETALNRKMSTVDELTEHVESIRDTVHVDEIYTGIKEKFIQFAETGDYKNILRVYNQKGMLPQSQLCKYCGISNKESYLNLVLSILKENKEDANVIRTSIKECLGT